In Ignavibacteriales bacterium, a single genomic region encodes these proteins:
- a CDS encoding class I SAM-dependent methyltransferase: MKQSGKTHLDYLSIIGGTAATYRNYGEKRWNQYYFNTYKMIVRCMLKNVPRDEVLDVGTSHGNWHRFLRTAGFKEVIGVELDEKRAEEARQTGYDIVYNCDAANVPRESSSFSAAVSNDVFVHILQLSDKIAVLKEVERLLRPGGVFILNHSMSTSIMKEDYQVVNHCSFLSLNDLIRMISENTSFKFIDIKPSYYHFRKMSENFFVKYLRSALIYVPFSVSIFIWLDSIISRSHAIGESDYVYVKLQKPL; encoded by the coding sequence ATGAAACAAAGCGGAAAGACACATTTGGACTACCTCAGTATCATTGGCGGGACCGCTGCGACTTACAGAAACTATGGCGAGAAGCGATGGAATCAGTACTATTTCAACACATATAAGATGATCGTCAGATGCATGCTAAAGAACGTGCCCCGGGACGAGGTTTTGGATGTTGGCACATCTCACGGCAACTGGCATAGATTCCTCAGAACGGCTGGCTTCAAGGAAGTGATAGGAGTCGAACTGGACGAAAAGCGAGCCGAAGAGGCAAGACAAACTGGTTACGATATCGTGTACAACTGTGACGCTGCGAATGTCCCGCGCGAGAGTTCGTCCTTTTCAGCAGCGGTCTCTAATGATGTCTTTGTTCATATTCTACAGCTGAGTGACAAGATTGCCGTGCTGAAAGAAGTGGAAAGATTGTTAAGGCCCGGCGGAGTGTTCATTCTCAATCACTCGATGTCCACGAGTATCATGAAAGAGGACTACCAGGTGGTTAATCATTGTTCGTTTCTTAGTCTAAACGACCTGATACGAATGATCAGTGAGAATACCTCGTTCAAGTTCATTGATATCAAACCTTCCTACTACCATTTCAGGAAAATGTCTGAGAACTTCTTTGTGAAATATCTGAGATCGGCATTGATCTATGTCCCATTTTCCGTGTCCATTTTCATCTGGTTGGATTCAATCATCTCGAGAAGCCATGCTATCGGAGAGTCTGACTACGTGTATGTGAAACTGCAGAAACCCCTGTAG
- a CDS encoding formyltransferase family protein, with the protein MVICVAGKNDIAVDVLHFLVANYPKESVRALPNGTDNGNDDWQKSLLKAARAIDVGVTTLHDLYDVEDLLFLSLEYDRLLVPTYFRSKKLFNVHFSLLPEYKGAFTSVWPILNGEDHSGVTLHLIDRGIDTGDILFQRRIQISPTETARDLYFKYIKVGTNLVIETLFGLINGDYEPRQQPSIGSSFYSRKSIDFANIRIDLNKTAFEIHNQIRGYSFKEYQLPELFGKSVAMSEILAARSDQRPGTLIAENDEEIIVSSVDYDVRAIKYRG; encoded by the coding sequence ATGGTGATTTGTGTCGCAGGTAAGAACGATATCGCGGTGGACGTACTTCATTTTCTTGTGGCAAACTACCCCAAGGAATCTGTAAGAGCTCTGCCCAACGGCACCGATAACGGAAACGACGATTGGCAGAAGTCGCTGCTTAAGGCAGCCAGGGCAATTGATGTGGGTGTGACAACGCTGCACGATCTGTATGATGTGGAGGATCTGTTGTTTCTATCGTTGGAGTACGACAGATTATTGGTCCCAACCTACTTCCGATCGAAGAAGCTCTTCAACGTCCATTTTTCATTGCTCCCTGAGTACAAGGGGGCCTTTACATCTGTTTGGCCCATACTCAATGGAGAAGATCACAGCGGTGTCACGCTCCACTTGATCGATCGAGGAATCGATACGGGGGATATACTGTTTCAGCGGCGGATCCAGATTAGTCCCACCGAGACCGCGAGAGATCTCTACTTCAAATATATCAAGGTGGGAACGAATCTGGTGATCGAGACTCTATTCGGGCTCATCAATGGTGACTATGAACCAAGGCAACAACCGTCTATCGGCTCGAGCTTCTATTCAAGGAAGAGCATCGACTTCGCGAACATCAGGATAGATCTGAACAAGACAGCTTTCGAGATTCACAACCAGATTCGTGGTTACAGTTTCAAGGAGTACCAACTACCGGAGTTGTTCGGGAAATCTGTTGCGATGAGCGAAATCCTGGCGGCCAGGTCTGACCAACGCCCGGGAACCCTTATCGCAGAAAATGATGAAGAGATAATTGTATCATCCGTCGATTATGATGTTCGAGCGATAAAGTATCGCGGGTAA
- a CDS encoding glycosyltransferase, producing the protein MKRNDIFFRGFAEFVHSRGMQNYQLQIADWGVDRKDTYALIKELGIEKITEFVPVGDKSYLYQRIEASNVVVDQFNLGAIGLGALEAMALSRPVIAYCAEDNARRAYGEAIPVMNARDEIGVQKELNSISQNYLHVKSEQSYDWVRKHHSEQNIVSKLTTVYKGILNNSVRQTANHGNR; encoded by the coding sequence GTGAAGCGAAACGACATCTTCTTTCGTGGCTTTGCGGAATTTGTGCATTCGCGTGGGATGCAGAACTATCAGCTGCAGATCGCCGATTGGGGCGTCGATCGAAAGGATACATACGCGCTCATAAAGGAACTCGGTATCGAGAAGATAACTGAATTCGTGCCCGTCGGAGACAAAAGCTACCTCTATCAAAGAATAGAAGCGTCAAATGTTGTCGTGGATCAATTCAATCTCGGTGCGATCGGTTTGGGAGCATTGGAAGCGATGGCATTGTCAAGGCCGGTAATTGCCTACTGTGCGGAAGACAATGCAAGGCGAGCGTACGGGGAGGCAATTCCTGTTATGAACGCGAGAGATGAAATTGGCGTGCAGAAGGAGCTCAACTCAATATCTCAAAACTATCTGCATGTCAAATCTGAACAATCTTATGATTGGGTGCGAAAACATCATTCAGAGCAGAACATCGTTTCGAAGCTAACAACGGTATACAAAGGTATCTTGAACAATTCAGTACGGCAAACGGCCAATCACGGCAATCGATAG
- a CDS encoding FdtA/QdtA family cupin domain-containing protein produces MQHPTRPCLMEFAKVGESSIGYISIAEVGQHVPFEIKRVFWTYFTPESVERGGHAHHSTEMLLLAAAGRILVRTEMPDGYTESFPLDQPFRGLYIPKYCWHTMRYSHNAVQLVLASSKYEKEDYIRDYDVFRKL; encoded by the coding sequence ATGCAACATCCAACCCGTCCCTGTTTGATGGAATTCGCGAAGGTAGGCGAATCCTCGATCGGGTACATTTCGATAGCTGAGGTCGGCCAGCACGTTCCCTTCGAAATCAAACGCGTCTTCTGGACGTATTTCACGCCAGAAAGCGTGGAGCGAGGAGGTCATGCACATCATTCGACGGAAATGTTGCTTCTCGCTGCGGCTGGCAGGATCCTCGTGAGAACGGAAATGCCGGACGGATACACAGAGTCTTTTCCATTGGATCAGCCTTTTCGTGGGTTGTATATCCCAAAGTACTGTTGGCATACGATGCGGTACTCACATAATGCCGTTCAGTTGGTTCTCGCATCATCGAAGTACGAAAAAGAAGACTACATCAGAGACTATGATGTGTTTAGGAAACTCTGA